One region of Salvia miltiorrhiza cultivar Shanhuang (shh) chromosome 3, IMPLAD_Smil_shh, whole genome shotgun sequence genomic DNA includes:
- the LOC131016674 gene encoding pectin acetylesterase 5-like, translating into MSPNHHRLPRVTADFRWRWWLKLWKRELTIAAAAAAIVFFLVVLSPFPKISHTFGVTDVIDSAAASEWVPFTPLSKAQRHSAFCLDGSLPGYHLKRGFGSGSDSWLIHVEGGGWCSNITSCSARKRTKLGSSTYMAKQDQFLGILSHDQVQNPDFFNWNKVKVKYCDGSSFSSNPDTEFKNGTELFFRGQFIWDTLMDELLTIGMSKARQALLTGCSAGGLAILIHCDDFRDLLPKDTDVKCLADAGFFLNEKDIAGNHSIESFYHDVVRLQGITKSLNRDCVARSGEPSKCFFPQEFIGNIKTPLFFVQPAYDFWQIANILVPKSSDPHRSWLRCRLNIWNCDSNQLEVLHGYRNSLLKTLDRFQKNPKWGMFINSCFIHCQTWAAETWHSPTSPRINNKTIAETVGDWYFEREAAIRIDCPFPCNPTCYNRDLSVG; encoded by the exons ATGTCGCCTAATCACCACCGCCTTCCTCGCGTCACCGCCGACTTCCGATGGCGGTGGTGGCTTAAATTATGGAAGCGGGAGCTGACtattgccgccgccgccgctgcaatCGTCTTTTTCCTCGTCGTCCTCTCTCCTTTTCCGAAAATCTCGCACACATTTGGAGTTACAGACGTAATAGATTCGGCAGCAGCTTCAGAGTGGGTGCCTTTCACGCCTCTGTCCAAAGCGCAGCGACATTCTGCTT TTTGTTTGGACGGGAGTTTGCCTGGTTATCATCTAAAGAGAGGATTTGGATCTGGCTCAGACAGTTGGCTAATTCACGTTGag GGTGGAGGATGGTGTAGCAATATAACATCTTGTTCGGCTCGGAAGAGAACAAAATTAGGTTCATCAACTTATATGGCCAAACAAGATCAGTTTTTGGGTATCTTGAGCCATGATCAAGTTCAGAATCCCG ATTTTTTCAACTGGAACAAGGTGAAAGTAAAGTATTGTGATGGATCATCATTTTCCAGTAATCCTGATACCGAGTTCAAA AATGGAACAGAACTTTTCTTCAGAGGTCAGTTTATCTGGGACACACTTATGGATGAGCTATTGACAATCGGAATGTCTAAAGCTAGACAG GCCCTTCTCACAGGATGCTCTGCTGGTGGTTTGGCCATTCTCATACACTGTGATGACTTTCGGGATCTCCTTCCAAAAGATACAGATGTGAAGTGTCTGGCAGATGCAGGTTTTTTCCTTAATGA GAAAGATATTGCTGGAAACCACAGCATCGAATCATTTTATCATGATGTTGTTCGTCTCCAG GGCATTACGAAAAGTTTGAACCGTGATTGCGTTGCCAGATCTGGCGAGCCCTCTAAG TGTTTCTTTCCTCAAGAATTTATAGGAAATATAAAGACCCCTCTCTTCTTTGTTCAACCAGCATATGATTTTTGGCAG ATAGCAAACATTTTGGTGCCTAAATCTTCGGATCCTCATCGCAGTTGGCTCAGGTGCAGGCTAAATATTTGGAATTGTGATTCCAACCAGCTAGAAGTACTCCATG GTTACAGAAATTCATTGCTCAAGACGCTAGATAGATTTCAGAAAAATCCGAAATGGGGAATGTTTATAAATTCTTGTTTTATCCATTGCCAGACATGGGCAGCTGAGACATGGCATTCACCCACATCTcctagaatcaacaacaaa ACAATTGCAGAAACAGTAGGTGATTGGTACTTTGAAAGAGAAGCAGCGATAAGAATTGATTGTCCTTTCCCCTGCAACCCTACTTGCTACAACAGAGATCTCTCAGTTGGTTGA
- the LOC131018795 gene encoding protein FAR1-RELATED SEQUENCE 5-like, producing MEIGGTSSRRLSFESANEEHNQLHSDMIDDDSMNHLVDLTSMNSKEDTPKIGMSFDTEMDDYEFYLKYSKRVGFGVRRSKSHKNKYGELVDRIFCCSAQGKRSQDKRDIYVKKARPETRFDCQAKLKVSSRESGKLCVVEFVEEHNHYLSSPNKIHLHRIHRKIAPVAALQIQMANDMGITPKASHDLMARQVGGRENLGFIPEDYKNYLRSKRTRDSRIGDTGGVLEYLQKMQFDDPNFFYAIQVDEDDLITNIFWSDAKMRTDYSHFGDVVCFDTTYRKNNEGRPIALFVGVNHHKQTVIFGAALLYDETAVTFEWLFDTFTRAMGEKKPITILTDQDAAMAKALSSIWPETHHRLCLWHIFQNAAIHLSGIFSQFKDFAKDFGACVYDYEEEDEFIAAWDNMLKKYGLEDNDWLKRMFKLKEKWALVYGRQMFCADMTTTQRSESVNSIVKRYVNYKHKFLEFFNHFQRLLEDRRYEEVKADFKANTSIPSMVYPVEILKHAARIYTPEVYKKFEQEWYKSHDSSLEYFEDDGLLVKYKITPHNKIHHHIVTFDSSSEKTNCSCRKFEFAGILCSHILKVFTMKNIMKISSEYIMKRWTRHAKAGFIGDSNLNKFTSYPKVLQNLRYKELCGLYVQLATKASEDEDTYRIVKDGILKMFDMVDGRLQGQELDQHADQTSLLLNELDLQTNERNTSAVKEIKSRLPPDDAKKGEEDSMKLIRREEEMIPSVFNRAEEIIAKVAPTFATVELNRKRSRESSSNEPELKKTKFDFVSTLKEGQKLEHYFKNGLIVSFLEKFE from the exons ATGGAGATTGGTGGTACATCTTCTCGCCGTTTGAGTTTTGAGTCTGCTAATGAAGAACATAATCAACTTCATAGTGATATGATAGATGATGACAGTATGAATCATTTAGTTGACTTGACAAGTATGAACAGTAAGGAAGATACTCCAAAGATTGGTATGAGCTTTGATACTGAAATGGATGACTATGAATTTTATCTAAAGTATTCAAAACGTGTGGGCTTTGGTGTTAGAAGAAGCAAAAGTCACAAGAACAAATATGGAGAATTAGTTGACAGGATCTTTTGTTGTAGTGCTCAAGGAAAAAGATCGCAGGATAAACGTGATATCTATGTAAAAAAGGCTCGTCCAGAAACAAGATTTGATTGTCAGGCTAAACTGAAGGTTAGCAGTCGAGAATCTGGAAAGCTTTGTGTGGTTGAGTTTGTTGAGGAGCATAATCATTATCTTTCAAGTCCAAACAAAATACACTTACATAGAATTCATAGAAAAATAGCTCCTGTTGCAGCATTGCAAATTCAGATGGCAAATGACATGGGTATCACACCTAAAGCATCTCATGATCTTATGGCAAGACAAGTAGGAGGGAGGGAGAATTTGGGTTTCATTCCTGaagattataaaaattatttgcgATCTAAGAGAACAAGAGATTCGAGAATAGGAGATACAGGTGGAGTATTAGAATATCTGCAAAAGATGCAATTTGATGATCCGAATTTTTTTTATGCCATTCAAGTTGATGAAGATGACTtgattacaaatattttttggtCTGATGCAAAGATGAGAACAGATTACTCACATTTTGGGGACGTGGTTTGCTTTGACACAACttatagaaaaaataatgaaGGTCGTCCTATTGCCTTATTTGTAGGCGTGAATCATCACAAACAGACTGTGATTTTCGGTGCTGCATTATTATATGATGAAACAGCTGTAACATTTGAGTGGTTATTTGATACATTTACTAGAGCTATGGGTGAGAAGAAACCAATTACTATTCTGACAGATCAAGATGCTGCAATGGCTAAGGCATTATCTTCTATATGGCCTGAAACTCATCATCGTTTATGTCTTTGGCATATTTTTCAAAATGCTGCAATTCACTTGAGTGGTATTTTTTCGCAGTTTAAAGATTTTGCTAAAGACTTCGGTGCATGTGTATATGAttatgaagaagaagatgagttTATTGCAGCATGGGACAATATGTTGAAAAAGTATGGACTTGAAGATAATGATTGGTTGAAGCGAATGTttaaactaaaagaaaaatgggCCTTAGTTTATGGAAGACAAATGTTTTGTGCTGATATGACTACCACCCAAAGAAGTGAGAGCGTGAATAGTATTGTGAAAAGGTATGTCAACTACAAGCACAAGTTCTTAGAATTTTTTAATCACTTCCAAAGACTTCTTGAAGATCGTCGATATGAGGAAGTAAAAGCTGATTTCAAAGCAAATACAAGTATTCCATCTATGGTGTATCCAGTTGAGATTTTAAAGCATGCAGCTAGAATCTATACCCCTGAAGTATATAAAAAGTTTGAGCAGGAGTGGTATAAATCTCATGATTCTAGTTTGGAATACTTTGAAGACGATGGGTTATTGGTCAAATATAAAATCACCCCTCACAATAAGATTCATCACCATATAGTTACATTTGATTCATCAAGTGAGAAAACTAACTGTAGTTgcagaaaatttgaatttgctGGGATTTTGTGCTCTCATATTTTGAAGGTATTCACcatgaaaaatattatgaagATCTCAAGTGAATACATCATGAAAAGATGGACACGACATGCCAAAGCTGGATTTATTGGAGATTCAAATCTCAATAAGTTCACCTCTTATCCAAAAGTACTTCAAAATCTACGATACAAAGAGTTATGTGGGTTGTATGTTCAGTTGGCTACAAAAGCATCTGAGGATGAAGATACTTACAGAATTGTAAAAGATGGAATTTTGAAGATGTTTGATATGGTGGATGGCAGATTGCAAGGTCAAGAGTTAGATCAACATGCAGATCAAACAAGTTTGTTGTTGAATGAGCTTGATTTACAAACTAATGAAAGAAACACTAGTGCAGTCAAAG AGATAAAAAGCCGACTTCCTcctgatgatgccaaaaagggagaAGAGGATTCGATGAAGCTCATCCGAAGGGAAGAGGAAATGATCCCCTCTGTCTTCAATAGGGCTGAAGAGATCATCGCAAAGGTTGCTCCTACTTTTGCTACAGTCGAACTCAACagaaagagaagcagagaaagctcCTCAAATGAGCCAGAGCTGAAGAAGACGAAATTCGACTTCGTATCAACTCTAAAAGAAGGTCAAAAGCTCGAACACTACTTCAAGAATGGACTGATAGTTTCATTTTTGGAAAAGTTTGAGTGA